The sequence ATCCCGGCGGCGGCCCCGGTGACGGCCGCTCGCCGTGGCGGATGGCCGCCCGGCTGCGCCGGGTGAGTGGACAGATCTCGGTGAGCTCCGCCGTCGGGCTGGGATACGGACATGGCGACCTCCGGACAGATAGGGCAACGACTAGAACTGGCCCAGGGACAGGCCCCGGGTGAAGATGCGCTGGGTGGCCAGGAACAGCACCACGGTGGGCAGCGAGACCAGCAGGCCACCGGCGAGCACTGTGGACATCGTCGAACCGCCGTAGGTGCTCTGCAGTGCCGAGAGCGCGGTGACGATGGGGCGCACCTCCGCCGACTGGGTCAGGGTGAGCCCGAGGAGCAGGTCGTTCCAGACGAACGTCGCCTGCAGGATGAACACCGCCACCAGCGCCGGCACGGCCATCGGCAGGTAGATCCGCCAGAAGATCCGCCAGGTGCTGGCGCCGTCCACTACTGCGGCCTCGAACACGTGGTGCGCCACCCCGGTGAAGAAGTTGCGCATCACGAACGCCGAGAACGGCACCGCGATCACGGTGTAGACCAGGATCATCCCGAGCCGGGTGTTGAACAGTCCCGTCTGGGCATATCCGACGAACAGGGGCATCAGGATCATCTGGAGCGGGAAGATGGATGCGGCGAAGATCACCACGAGCCAGAAGAACCCGTTCCGCAGCCGGAGCGCCACGATGGCGAACCCGGCGGCAGCACCGACCACCACGGCGATCGCCGGGGCGACGATCGCGTAGATCGCCGTGGAGAGCACACCACTGTTCAGCTTTCCCCGGCTCCAGGCATCGAGCATGTTCTGCCAGAGTCCGCCCAGGGTCCCTGGCTCCCACAGGCCGTAGCTGCCGAACTCCGCAGGAAGCTTCGAGGCGTTCGCCAGCAGCAGGTACACCGGTACCAGCCAGATCAGGCCGAGGACACCGAGCACGATCTTGCGCGCGAGCATAGTGGGCTCCTTCCTCACATCGACCGGCTGTCGGCCAGCTGACGGCGTAGGTACAGGATCGAGGCGAGCACCGTGATCACGGTGAGGAACAGCGCGACCGCTGCGCCGAGGCCGTAGTCGTTGTTCACGAACGTTTCCTTGTACATGGTCAGCGCGAGCGTCTCGGAGACTCGGCCCGGGCCACCCTGGGTCATCGCCCAGACCACGTCGAAGGTCTTCAGGCTGCCCACGATCGCCAGACCGACCACCACAGTGGTCAGCGGTGCGAGCATCGGCCACGTCATCGTCCGGAACAGCGTGAACCCGCTGGCACCGTCGACCCGCGCAGCCTCGATCGGCTCCTTCGGGATGGACTGCAGCCCGATACCGAACAGCAGCGCGTTCACCCCGGCGCCCTGCCAGCTGGCGGCCAGGATCATCATCACCGTGTTCAGCGGTCCGTCCAGCAACCAGCGCAGATCCGCACCGGGGAGGTGGAGAAAGGCCATCGCCTGGCTGAGCGCGCCGTTGGTCTGCAGCACGAAGGACCAGATCACGCCCACGGCCACGCCGGAGATCGCGTACGGGACGAGGAACGGCAGCCGGAACCAGGTGGCACCGCGCATCCCGTGGCTGAGCACCGCGATCAGCAGGCCAAGCCCCACCGGAAGCAGGATGGTCCCGATCACCCAGAACAACGTGTTCCGCAGCGAGACCAGGAACCCCGGGTCGGCGAACATCGCCGTGAAGTTCTCGATGCCGACGAACTCGGGATCGCCGAGCCCGCTGTACTCGTTCAGGCTGATCCAGCTGGTCCAGATGAACGGGAGATAGAGGACGACGGCAACCAGCAGCACCCCGGGTGCGACGAATCCGATACTGGAGACCCAGTACGGATTCTTCGGTTTCTTCCCCCTCGGGAGCAGCTCGGCCCGCCGGGCGGTCGGAGCAGACACACGGTCTCCTTACTCTCAGCGTGGGCAGGGGTGGGGCGGACCGTGGTCCGCCCCACCGAGCAGGTCAGGAGTTCTCGGCCCAGTAGGCGTCCGCAGCATCCTGGATCGCCTGCAGGTGGCCCATCGGGTCGTCGTTGTTGGTCACGAACGCACCGAACTCCTCCGAGGCGACCGTGTAGATGTCGTTCGGGGTGGCCTCGAGGTAACGGCGCATCTGCAACGAGTCCTCACTGGTGGCCTGCGTGGTGATCTCCTGCAGCCCCTCGTCGGTCACCGTGGCCTCCGGGTTGAAGGAGACGTCGCCGCGGGACTCACTCCATGCCGTCTGGGCATCGGTGGTCATCCACCACTCGGAGTAGGCCAGTGCGGCCTCCTCGTTGGCGCTGTCCGCACCCACGCAGAGCGGCCCGGTCTCGACGACCACCGGAGTCTGCGGCTGGTCACCGTTGACAGCAGGCAGGAGGAACGAGCCGTAGTCCTCGCCGGAGACCATGTCCAGATCGTTCAGCTGGCCGGTGAAGAACGTACCGAAGTAGGCCATCGCGACGTCCCCGCTCTGCAGCAGGACCTGGGGGTCGGTCTCCACACCGGGGTCGATGAAGTAGCCGTCAGACTGCATCTGGTGCCAGGTCTCCATCGCCTCCACGACTACCGGGTCGGTGTAGCTGACACTGCCGTCGGACAGACCGTCGTAGGCCTCGGGGTCGAGTCCGGCCAGGATCGCCTGGAACCAGACGAACTCGAAGATGATGTTCATCTGGTGCAGCGGAGTCACGTCGTTGGCGACCAGCGTGTCGGCGACGTCGATGAACTCCTCCCAGGTGGTCGGCACCTCGACGCCGTTGTCCTCGAAGACCTGGGTGTTGTAGTACATCACCCAATAGACGACGTTCAGCGGCACGCAGTACTGCGCACCCTCGTAGGTGTAGTTCTCGGCGAGCTCCTCGGTCACATACCCGTTGGCGATCGCCTCGTCCCAGATGTCGGTGGTCTCGGCCACCAGTCCCTGGTCCACCAGCTGGGCCAGCTGATCGCCCGTGTGCCAGGTGAACAGATCGGGGCGCTCGTTGGTGCGGAACGACTGCTTGATGAACGCGTCATAGGCGGTGGGGTCGGAATAGCCGGTGAAGTCCAGCTCCGGCGCCACCCCCTCGGACGCACCGTTCATGTCCTCGAAGGACGACTCCCAGGCCGCTTTGTCGGTGAAGAAGCTCAACGTCGTCTCGGCCGGGTCGCCACCACCACCGCCGCCGTCATCGCCGGAACATGCGGTCAGCGCGAGGGCAGCCGAGGCAAGCATCGCCGTGGCCATCGCCATCTTGGTTCTCATCGAGACACCCCTTCGTGGTCGGGTGATAGGTGATGTGGATCCGCCGCCGCCCGGTCCGGCGGCGGAGGTGGAGGGACTCCGCTAGACGCGGGCCCGGACTATCGCGGATACCTCTTCGAGGTGCTGGCGGGCTGAGGACCTGGCGTCCTCCGGCCGGCCCTCACGCACTGCTGCGGCGATGCGCGCATGTTCGTCGTAGTCCTCGACGGCGTCCCCGTGCAGGCGCAGGATCTCCCGTTGCGAATCGGCGTGGATCAGCACGATGGAGTCGAGCACCTCGGCGAGCACACTGTTGCCACTGGTCGCGGCCACGGCCCGGTGGAAGTCCAGGTTCGTCAGCCAGAGGGCGTCGTCCCGTTCGGCCACCTGCTGGCGCGCACGCCCGAGGGTCTCCTCCATCCAGACGAGCCCGGCGCCATCCTGCACCTGCGCGGCCAGTCCGGCGATCTGTGGCTCGATCTGCAGCCGGGCCTCGAGCAGCTCGAGGAGCTGGCCCTGGTCCGGTTTCGGGCTGAGCGGGTTGGCCAGCACCCGCCGGCCGGCGTTCGCACCGACATAGATTCCGGACCCGTGCCGGAACTCCAGCACGCCGAGGCCTTCCAGCCGGCGCAGTGCTTCCCGCATCGTCGGCACGGCGACATCGAAACGGGCCGCGAGCACCTTGACCGAGTCCAGCGCATCACCGGGACCGAGACCGTTGTCGTTGACCATCCGCACCACAGCCCGCGCCAGGTCACTGGAGAGGGTGTGCCGGAGCGTGGGGGCCGAAGACATAGAGTGATCTAATCAGTTGATCACCCTGATGGCAAACCACCAGCCGCTTTCGAGATCATCTTGTGACGTGCGCTATCAGCGACCGGCCCGCACTCGGCGAATGGTCAGCAGAGCCGTTCCGGCGGCGAGGGTGAGCGCAGCGGCCAGCACAGCGCCGGTCCCGGTCCCGGTGTTCGCCAGCGACCCACCAGCCGGCCGGTCACCTGCCGGGGCGGCCGCGAGTGTCGCGTCCTCGCTGGGCTCGGCGTCCGGGGCGTCGGGTGCCGTGGCGGTTGGCTCCTCGGCCGGAGCCGTCGTGCCGGCCGGCGTGGGGTCGCCGGCGGGGTCCGGCTCGCTCGTCGGCGCCTCGGTGGGCACCTCTGTCGGCTGCTCCGTGGGCTCGTCCGTGGGCGCCTCGGTGGGGTCCTCCTCGGGGGCCGGTGTCACGGTGAAGTCCACCTGCACGAACCGCGGCCGGTAGATGCTCACGTCCTGATACAGATCAGCCGACTCGAAGCTGTTCACGTTGTAGGACAGCAGTGCACTGTCGCCGGTCCGGAACTGCGGGTGCTCGTGGGCGTTGTAGGCGTAGATATTGGGGTTGCCGTAACTGCCGGCGGCGCCGACCTCGGGCATCTGGTGAATCGTGCCCACCTCCTCGAACGGGCCGTTCGGGAAGCAGGAGGTGTAAGCCTTGATCTCGGCGCTGAACGTCTCGTGGGTGTCCTGGGTGATCAGCAGGTACCCGTCGTGGAAGGCGGTCACGCTGTACTCGTTGGCGACGCCGTCCATCACCCGGGCGCTGTGTGTCTCGTCGCTGTCCCAGCCGTGCCCGGTCCAGTACTCCCACTCACCCCGCAGGTCCGGACCGCTCACCCGGGCCACGTGCATGTACTTGCTTTCCCCGGCGTCCTCGATGCCGTAGACGTAGGTCACCTCCCCCGCCGGCTCGATCCAGCTGGACCACTGCACCCCCGACTCGGACGGCAGGTCGCTCACGTCGAGCAGCTCGAAGGTGTCGGCGTCGAAGGTGGCGAGATGGTTGCTGTCCCACCAGAAGTCCCACATCCCGCCGCCGCCGGAGGAGAACTGCGCAGCGGTCACCTGGAGGTTGCCGTCGGCGTCAACGATGCTGTCACCGACCCAGTACCAGCTGTTCTCCGCAGGCGGCGGCAGCAGGCTGTCCGGCTCGGCATCGGTGCCTCCGCGCACGGTGCTCAGGTCGAGACCGTCCTGGACCACGAAGCTGTTGTTCAGGAACGGCGTGCTTTCCGGTCGGCTCAGGTCGTCGTTGACCGGCCCGAGAAAGGTATCCGAGAAGACCCAGACCTGACGGCCATCGTCCAACTCCACCGAGTACGTGGAGTCCCCGCCGGTCCACCCCACGCCGCTGTCGGAGTAGGTGTCGAACAGCGTGGTGAAGTCCTCCCGGACCGCCGAGGTACTGGTGATCTCGGCCTGCCCGAGAGAACAGCCGTCGTTGGCATCTGCCCGAGCGGGCTGTGCGGTCGCCGTCAACAGCAGACCGCTGCCCACGAGGGCAGTCGCAGCCGCGACGGCGCACCCTCGCCTGGACATCGGGACTCGACCTGGTGAAGAGATGGGCATAGGGCTCCCTCGCCTGGAGTAGTTGGCGGCCGAGGATCGTCGGGGCCGCCCCGGAGTAATAGATCGAGCGTTCCGTGGTAGCGAACGCTTATTCCGACGATGGTACCGAACCGGGCTCGCCGGTCAGAGGGCGCGGGGCAGAGTGAGTGGTTCGGGCAGGCCCGTGTCCATCAGTTCCCGGAGCCGCAGCCCGAGCCGTGGCAGGCGAGGGGCCAACCGCTCGGCCGGCATGGTCACGCTGACCGCGGCGATCGGCCGGCGGGTCCGGAGCACCGCCACGGCGACGCACCCGATGCCAGGTTCGGAGTCGCCGTCCTCGCAGGCATACCCCTCCAGCCGGGCGGAGACGATCGCCTGCCAGGACCGCAGCACCTCCTCCTCGGTGAACTGCGCCGGTGGCGCGAACCG is a genomic window of Ruania zhangjianzhongii containing:
- a CDS encoding carbohydrate ABC transporter permease, with amino-acid sequence MLARKIVLGVLGLIWLVPVYLLLANASKLPAEFGSYGLWEPGTLGGLWQNMLDAWSRGKLNSGVLSTAIYAIVAPAIAVVVGAAAGFAIVALRLRNGFFWLVVIFAASIFPLQMILMPLFVGYAQTGLFNTRLGMILVYTVIAVPFSAFVMRNFFTGVAHHVFEAAVVDGASTWRIFWRIYLPMAVPALVAVFILQATFVWNDLLLGLTLTQSAEVRPIVTALSALQSTYGGSTMSTVLAGGLLVSLPTVVLFLATQRIFTRGLSLGQF
- a CDS encoding carbohydrate ABC transporter permease, whose amino-acid sequence is MSAPTARRAELLPRGKKPKNPYWVSSIGFVAPGVLLVAVVLYLPFIWTSWISLNEYSGLGDPEFVGIENFTAMFADPGFLVSLRNTLFWVIGTILLPVGLGLLIAVLSHGMRGATWFRLPFLVPYAISGVAVGVIWSFVLQTNGALSQAMAFLHLPGADLRWLLDGPLNTVMMILAASWQGAGVNALLFGIGLQSIPKEPIEAARVDGASGFTLFRTMTWPMLAPLTTVVVGLAIVGSLKTFDVVWAMTQGGPGRVSETLALTMYKETFVNNDYGLGAAVALFLTVITVLASILYLRRQLADSRSM
- a CDS encoding ABC transporter substrate-binding protein — translated: MRTKMAMATAMLASAALALTACSGDDGGGGGGDPAETTLSFFTDKAAWESSFEDMNGASEGVAPELDFTGYSDPTAYDAFIKQSFRTNERPDLFTWHTGDQLAQLVDQGLVAETTDIWDEAIANGYVTEELAENYTYEGAQYCVPLNVVYWVMYYNTQVFEDNGVEVPTTWEEFIDVADTLVANDVTPLHQMNIIFEFVWFQAILAGLDPEAYDGLSDGSVSYTDPVVVEAMETWHQMQSDGYFIDPGVETDPQVLLQSGDVAMAYFGTFFTGQLNDLDMVSGEDYGSFLLPAVNGDQPQTPVVVETGPLCVGADSANEEAALAYSEWWMTTDAQTAWSESRGDVSFNPEATVTDEGLQEITTQATSEDSLQMRRYLEATPNDIYTVASEEFGAFVTNNDDPMGHLQAIQDAADAYWAENS
- a CDS encoding FadR/GntR family transcriptional regulator; this encodes MSSAPTLRHTLSSDLARAVVRMVNDNGLGPGDALDSVKVLAARFDVAVPTMREALRRLEGLGVLEFRHGSGIYVGANAGRRVLANPLSPKPDQGQLLELLEARLQIEPQIAGLAAQVQDGAGLVWMEETLGRARQQVAERDDALWLTNLDFHRAVAATSGNSVLAEVLDSIVLIHADSQREILRLHGDAVEDYDEHARIAAAVREGRPEDARSSARQHLEEVSAIVRARV
- a CDS encoding DUF4185 domain-containing protein, which encodes MSRRGCAVAAATALVGSGLLLTATAQPARADANDGCSLGQAEITSTSAVREDFTTLFDTYSDSGVGWTGGDSTYSVELDDGRQVWVFSDTFLGPVNDDLSRPESTPFLNNSFVVQDGLDLSTVRGGTDAEPDSLLPPPAENSWYWVGDSIVDADGNLQVTAAQFSSGGGGMWDFWWDSNHLATFDADTFELLDVSDLPSESGVQWSSWIEPAGEVTYVYGIEDAGESKYMHVARVSGPDLRGEWEYWTGHGWDSDETHSARVMDGVANEYSVTAFHDGYLLITQDTHETFSAEIKAYTSCFPNGPFEEVGTIHQMPEVGAAGSYGNPNIYAYNAHEHPQFRTGDSALLSYNVNSFESADLYQDVSIYRPRFVQVDFTVTPAPEEDPTEAPTDEPTEQPTEVPTEAPTSEPDPAGDPTPAGTTAPAEEPTATAPDAPDAEPSEDATLAAAPAGDRPAGGSLANTGTGTGAVLAAALTLAAGTALLTIRRVRAGR